The proteins below come from a single Biomphalaria glabrata chromosome 10, xgBioGlab47.1, whole genome shotgun sequence genomic window:
- the LOC129928609 gene encoding dynein axonemal heavy chain 6-like isoform X5, with protein sequence MQETERFNKLLIIIKTSLEQLKKAIKGFVVMSEELENVYNAFLNNHVPELWARNAYPSLKSLASWVKDLIMRCCFIDNWINNGPPKSFWLSGFFFPQGFLTGTLQNFARKYNQPIDHLSFKFILLPYSREEAMEQLRTVKKGETIPMDQNPDAKGRINSLTIVLMQETERFNKLLIIIKLDVPDEGVLVHGLYMDGFAWDWDHMTVGDQLKGQMQANLPVMHMDPRLDYEPDLSLYPAPLNKTAARAGTLSTTGHSTNFVVTVHLPSSNTQDYWIAKGEALLCQISD encoded by the exons ATGCAAGAAACTGAAAGATTCAATAAACTGCTTATAATAATCAAG ACATCATTAGAACAACTGAAAAAAGCCATCAAAGGTTTCGTAGTGATGAGTGAGGAATTGGAGAATGTAtacaatgcttttttaaataaccat GTCCCAGAATTATGGGCCAGAAACGCTTATCCTTCGTTAAAGTCTTTAGCATCTTGGGTTAAAGACCTGATAATGAGATGTTGTTTTATTGACAATTGGATCAATAATGGACCTCCTAAGTCTTTTTGGTTGTCTGGCTTCTTCTTTCCACAAG GTTTCTTGACTGGAACTCTTCAAAATTTTGCTAGAAAGTACAACCAGCCTATTGATCATCTCTCATTCAAGTTCATTCTCCTGCCATATTCTAGAGAAGAAGCTATGGAGCAGTTGCGTACAGTTAAAAAGGGCGAAACAATACCTATGGATCAAAAT CCTGACGCCAAAGGTCGTATAAACTCTTTAACCATAGTATTGATGCAAGAAACTGAAAGATTCAATAAGCTGCTTATAATAATCAAG TTGGATGTTCCTGATGAAGGAGTGCTTGTACATGGACTCTATATGGATGGTTTTGCCTGGGACTGGGATCACATGACTGTTGGTGACCAATTGAAAGGCCAGATGCAGGCAAA TTTGCCTGTAATGCACATGGATCCTCGCCTAGACTATGAACCAGatttatctctctatccagCGCCACTCAACAAAACAGCTGCAAGAGCTGGCACACTTTCCACTACAG GACATTCTACTAACTTTGTTGTAACTGTCCACCTTCCTTCAAGCAACACACAAGATTACTGGATAGCCAAAGGTGAAGCACTCTTATGTCAAATTTCTGATTAA
- the LOC129928609 gene encoding dynein axonemal heavy chain 6-like isoform X4 yields the protein MIVTDRKCASLNMEMFCKGGYISWETLVYITAEPDIKDHINSLTIVLMQETERFNKLLIIIKTSLEQLKKAIKGFVVMSEELENVYNAFLNNHVPELWARNAYPSLKSLASWVKDLIMRCCFIDNWINNGPPKSFWLSGFFFPQGFLTGTLQNFARKYNQPIDHLSFKFILLPYSREEAMEQLRTVKKGETIPMDQNLDVPDEGVLVHGLYMDGFAWDWDHMTVGDQLKGQMQANLPVMHMDPRLDYEPDLSLYPAPLNKTAARAGTLSTTGHSTNFVVTVHLPSSNTQDYWIAKGEALLCQISD from the exons A TGATAGTGACTGACAGAAAGTGTGCATCGCTCAACatggaaatgttttgtaaaggtGGTTACATCTCTTGGGAGACACTGGTCTATATAACAGCAGAG CCTGACATCAAAGATCACATAAACTCTTTAACCATAGTGTTGATGCAAGAAACTGAAAGATTCAATAAACTGCTTATAATAATCAAG ACATCATTAGAACAACTGAAAAAAGCCATCAAAGGTTTCGTAGTGATGAGTGAGGAATTGGAGAATGTAtacaatgcttttttaaataaccat GTCCCAGAATTATGGGCCAGAAACGCTTATCCTTCGTTAAAGTCTTTAGCATCTTGGGTTAAAGACCTGATAATGAGATGTTGTTTTATTGACAATTGGATCAATAATGGACCTCCTAAGTCTTTTTGGTTGTCTGGCTTCTTCTTTCCACAAG GTTTCTTGACTGGAACTCTTCAAAATTTTGCTAGAAAGTACAACCAGCCTATTGATCATCTCTCATTCAAGTTCATTCTCCTGCCATATTCTAGAGAAGAAGCTATGGAGCAGTTGCGTACAGTTAAAAAGGGCGAAACAATACCTATGGATCAAAAT TTGGATGTTCCTGATGAAGGAGTGCTTGTACATGGACTCTATATGGATGGTTTTGCCTGGGACTGGGATCACATGACTGTTGGTGACCAATTGAAAGGCCAGATGCAGGCAAA TTTGCCTGTAATGCACATGGATCCTCGCCTAGACTATGAACCAGatttatctctctatccagCGCCACTCAACAAAACAGCTGCAAGAGCTGGCACACTTTCCACTACAG GACATTCTACTAACTTTGTTGTAACTGTCCACCTTCCTTCAAGCAACACACAAGATTACTGGATAGCCAAAGGTGAAGCACTCTTATGTCAAATTTCTGATTAA
- the LOC129928609 gene encoding dynein axonemal heavy chain 6-like isoform X3, protein MEMFCKGGYISWETLVYITAEPDIKDHINSLTIVLMQETERFNKLLIIIKTSLEQLKKAIKGFVVMSEELENVYNAFLNNHVPELWARNAYPSLKSLASWVKDLIMRCCFIDNWINNGPPKSFWLSGFFFPQGFLTGTLQNFARKYNQPIDHLSFKFILLPYSREEAMEQLRTVKKGETIPMDQNPDAKGRINSLTIVLMQETERFNKLLIIIKLDVPDEGVLVHGLYMDGFAWDWDHMTVGDQLKGQMQANLPVMHMDPRLDYEPDLSLYPAPLNKTAARAGTLSTTGHSTNFVVTVHLPSSNTQDYWIAKGEALLCQISD, encoded by the exons atggaaatgttttgtaaaggtGGTTACATCTCTTGGGAGACACTGGTCTATATAACAGCAGAG CCTGACATCAAAGATCACATAAACTCTTTAACCATAGTGTTGATGCAAGAAACTGAAAGATTCAATAAACTGCTTATAATAATCAAG ACATCATTAGAACAACTGAAAAAAGCCATCAAAGGTTTCGTAGTGATGAGTGAGGAATTGGAGAATGTAtacaatgcttttttaaataaccat GTCCCAGAATTATGGGCCAGAAACGCTTATCCTTCGTTAAAGTCTTTAGCATCTTGGGTTAAAGACCTGATAATGAGATGTTGTTTTATTGACAATTGGATCAATAATGGACCTCCTAAGTCTTTTTGGTTGTCTGGCTTCTTCTTTCCACAAG GTTTCTTGACTGGAACTCTTCAAAATTTTGCTAGAAAGTACAACCAGCCTATTGATCATCTCTCATTCAAGTTCATTCTCCTGCCATATTCTAGAGAAGAAGCTATGGAGCAGTTGCGTACAGTTAAAAAGGGCGAAACAATACCTATGGATCAAAAT CCTGACGCCAAAGGTCGTATAAACTCTTTAACCATAGTATTGATGCAAGAAACTGAAAGATTCAATAAGCTGCTTATAATAATCAAG TTGGATGTTCCTGATGAAGGAGTGCTTGTACATGGACTCTATATGGATGGTTTTGCCTGGGACTGGGATCACATGACTGTTGGTGACCAATTGAAAGGCCAGATGCAGGCAAA TTTGCCTGTAATGCACATGGATCCTCGCCTAGACTATGAACCAGatttatctctctatccagCGCCACTCAACAAAACAGCTGCAAGAGCTGGCACACTTTCCACTACAG GACATTCTACTAACTTTGTTGTAACTGTCCACCTTCCTTCAAGCAACACACAAGATTACTGGATAGCCAAAGGTGAAGCACTCTTATGTCAAATTTCTGATTAA
- the LOC129928609 gene encoding dynein axonemal heavy chain 6-like isoform X2 has product MMILLMNLLRLSWIDKLDIERVLTPDIKDHINSLTIVLMQETERFNKLLIIIKTSLEQLKKAIKGFVVMSEELENVYNAFLNNHVPELWARNAYPSLKSLASWVKDLIMRCCFIDNWINNGPPKSFWLSGFFFPQGFLTGTLQNFARKYNQPIDHLSFKFILLPYSREEAMEQLRTVKKGETIPMDQNPDAKGRINSLTIVLMQETERFNKLLIIIKLDVPDEGVLVHGLYMDGFAWDWDHMTVGDQLKGQMQANLPVMHMDPRLDYEPDLSLYPAPLNKTAARAGTLSTTGHSTNFVVTVHLPSSNTQDYWIAKGEALLCQISD; this is encoded by the exons ATGATGATATTACTTATGAACTTGCTGAGGCTGTCCTGGATTGACAAACTGGATATTGAAAGAGTGTTAACA CCTGACATCAAAGATCACATAAACTCTTTAACCATAGTGTTGATGCAAGAAACTGAAAGATTCAATAAACTGCTTATAATAATCAAG ACATCATTAGAACAACTGAAAAAAGCCATCAAAGGTTTCGTAGTGATGAGTGAGGAATTGGAGAATGTAtacaatgcttttttaaataaccat GTCCCAGAATTATGGGCCAGAAACGCTTATCCTTCGTTAAAGTCTTTAGCATCTTGGGTTAAAGACCTGATAATGAGATGTTGTTTTATTGACAATTGGATCAATAATGGACCTCCTAAGTCTTTTTGGTTGTCTGGCTTCTTCTTTCCACAAG GTTTCTTGACTGGAACTCTTCAAAATTTTGCTAGAAAGTACAACCAGCCTATTGATCATCTCTCATTCAAGTTCATTCTCCTGCCATATTCTAGAGAAGAAGCTATGGAGCAGTTGCGTACAGTTAAAAAGGGCGAAACAATACCTATGGATCAAAAT CCTGACGCCAAAGGTCGTATAAACTCTTTAACCATAGTATTGATGCAAGAAACTGAAAGATTCAATAAGCTGCTTATAATAATCAAG TTGGATGTTCCTGATGAAGGAGTGCTTGTACATGGACTCTATATGGATGGTTTTGCCTGGGACTGGGATCACATGACTGTTGGTGACCAATTGAAAGGCCAGATGCAGGCAAA TTTGCCTGTAATGCACATGGATCCTCGCCTAGACTATGAACCAGatttatctctctatccagCGCCACTCAACAAAACAGCTGCAAGAGCTGGCACACTTTCCACTACAG GACATTCTACTAACTTTGTTGTAACTGTCCACCTTCCTTCAAGCAACACACAAGATTACTGGATAGCCAAAGGTGAAGCACTCTTATGTCAAATTTCTGATTAA
- the LOC129928609 gene encoding dynein axonemal heavy chain 6-like isoform X1 — MIVTDRKCASLNMEMFCKGGYISWETLVYITAEPDIKDHINSLTIVLMQETERFNKLLIIIKTSLEQLKKAIKGFVVMSEELENVYNAFLNNHVPELWARNAYPSLKSLASWVKDLIMRCCFIDNWINNGPPKSFWLSGFFFPQGFLTGTLQNFARKYNQPIDHLSFKFILLPYSREEAMEQLRTVKKGETIPMDQNPDAKGRINSLTIVLMQETERFNKLLIIIKLDVPDEGVLVHGLYMDGFAWDWDHMTVGDQLKGQMQANLPVMHMDPRLDYEPDLSLYPAPLNKTAARAGTLSTTGHSTNFVVTVHLPSSNTQDYWIAKGEALLCQISD, encoded by the exons A TGATAGTGACTGACAGAAAGTGTGCATCGCTCAACatggaaatgttttgtaaaggtGGTTACATCTCTTGGGAGACACTGGTCTATATAACAGCAGAG CCTGACATCAAAGATCACATAAACTCTTTAACCATAGTGTTGATGCAAGAAACTGAAAGATTCAATAAACTGCTTATAATAATCAAG ACATCATTAGAACAACTGAAAAAAGCCATCAAAGGTTTCGTAGTGATGAGTGAGGAATTGGAGAATGTAtacaatgcttttttaaataaccat GTCCCAGAATTATGGGCCAGAAACGCTTATCCTTCGTTAAAGTCTTTAGCATCTTGGGTTAAAGACCTGATAATGAGATGTTGTTTTATTGACAATTGGATCAATAATGGACCTCCTAAGTCTTTTTGGTTGTCTGGCTTCTTCTTTCCACAAG GTTTCTTGACTGGAACTCTTCAAAATTTTGCTAGAAAGTACAACCAGCCTATTGATCATCTCTCATTCAAGTTCATTCTCCTGCCATATTCTAGAGAAGAAGCTATGGAGCAGTTGCGTACAGTTAAAAAGGGCGAAACAATACCTATGGATCAAAAT CCTGACGCCAAAGGTCGTATAAACTCTTTAACCATAGTATTGATGCAAGAAACTGAAAGATTCAATAAGCTGCTTATAATAATCAAG TTGGATGTTCCTGATGAAGGAGTGCTTGTACATGGACTCTATATGGATGGTTTTGCCTGGGACTGGGATCACATGACTGTTGGTGACCAATTGAAAGGCCAGATGCAGGCAAA TTTGCCTGTAATGCACATGGATCCTCGCCTAGACTATGAACCAGatttatctctctatccagCGCCACTCAACAAAACAGCTGCAAGAGCTGGCACACTTTCCACTACAG GACATTCTACTAACTTTGTTGTAACTGTCCACCTTCCTTCAAGCAACACACAAGATTACTGGATAGCCAAAGGTGAAGCACTCTTATGTCAAATTTCTGATTAA
- the LOC129928609 gene encoding dynein axonemal heavy chain 6-like isoform X6, whose protein sequence is MIVTDRKCASLNMEMFCKGGYISWETLVYITAEPDIKDHINSLTIVLMQETERFNKLLIIIKTSLEQLKKAIKGFVVMSEELENVYNAFLNNHVPELWARNAYPSLKSLASWVKDLIMRCCFIDNWINNGPPKSFWLSGFFFPQGFLTGTLQNFARKYNQPIDHLSFKFILLPYSREEAMEQLRTVKKGETIPMDQNPDAKGRINSLTIVLMQETERFNKLLIIIKLDVPDEGVLVHGLYMDGFAWDWDHMTVGDQLKGQMQAKTFY, encoded by the exons A TGATAGTGACTGACAGAAAGTGTGCATCGCTCAACatggaaatgttttgtaaaggtGGTTACATCTCTTGGGAGACACTGGTCTATATAACAGCAGAG CCTGACATCAAAGATCACATAAACTCTTTAACCATAGTGTTGATGCAAGAAACTGAAAGATTCAATAAACTGCTTATAATAATCAAG ACATCATTAGAACAACTGAAAAAAGCCATCAAAGGTTTCGTAGTGATGAGTGAGGAATTGGAGAATGTAtacaatgcttttttaaataaccat GTCCCAGAATTATGGGCCAGAAACGCTTATCCTTCGTTAAAGTCTTTAGCATCTTGGGTTAAAGACCTGATAATGAGATGTTGTTTTATTGACAATTGGATCAATAATGGACCTCCTAAGTCTTTTTGGTTGTCTGGCTTCTTCTTTCCACAAG GTTTCTTGACTGGAACTCTTCAAAATTTTGCTAGAAAGTACAACCAGCCTATTGATCATCTCTCATTCAAGTTCATTCTCCTGCCATATTCTAGAGAAGAAGCTATGGAGCAGTTGCGTACAGTTAAAAAGGGCGAAACAATACCTATGGATCAAAAT CCTGACGCCAAAGGTCGTATAAACTCTTTAACCATAGTATTGATGCAAGAAACTGAAAGATTCAATAAGCTGCTTATAATAATCAAG TTGGATGTTCCTGATGAAGGAGTGCTTGTACATGGACTCTATATGGATGGTTTTGCCTGGGACTGGGATCACATGACTGTTGGTGACCAATTGAAAGGCCAGATGCAGGCAAA GACATTCTACTAA